Genomic segment of Candidatus Chlorohelix allophototropha:
CGCGCAAGGCAGAAAAACCACCGATAGGTAATCTATCCGCGGCAGAAAAAGAGAGCCGCCGCCGAGTACTTAATGAAAAACAGGCAAAATTGGAAGTTCGTGAGTCGGAACTCTCAATGGCGCAAAATGATCTCGAAGATGCTTCTAGGCGCATTGAATTATTGGTAAGGCAACTGGAAATTGCCGGAAGCCACTTGATAAGAACCAGCAATTCTTCGGTTACTGCAATAGTAGATCCAAATTCTGACCCTTTGGAAATCGCCTTGCGTGCCCAAATGGTGCAGGGTCAGGAAGATGAACGTGGCAGACTGGCACGTGAGATGCATGATGGTCCTGCGCAGGTGCTTTCAAATGCGGTGATGCGCTTGGAACATAGCACTAACCTCTTGCGCAATAACCGCTCTGAAGTTCAAAAAGAGTTGGAAAACCTGACCGGAGTGATGCGCGAGTCGCTTTATGAGATGCGGCGTTTTATGTTTAACCTTCAACCCCGCACCTTGTTGCAACACGGTTTATCTCGCACTTTGCAGGAATATTGCACCGATTTTGCCAATATATATGCGCTAGAAATTGATTTGGATTTGCCCGATTTCAGTGGCTTGTTAGATGTTAATCAAGAAATGGCAGTGTTCCGTATTGTGCAAGAAACCTTGCAAAATATCCGAAAGCATGCCGAAGCACGCAAGGTACATATCTACGGAACGCGAGATGGTGACGGCTTGATTTCGGTAATCATCCGTGATGATGGCAAAGGTTTTCAGTACCAGTTAGTACAGCCTAGTTTGAGTAAAGGCGCAGGCATTCCCGGTATGCGGGAACGCGCAGAGTTTGCGGGAGGTTTTTTGAAAATCATAAGCGCTGCCGGAGCTGGCACTCAGGTTGTTTTAAGAGTAAAGCCTACTGGTAGTGGCAAAAAACCCGCCGGAACTCATTAAATTATTGAATTAAAATCTTCCGCCAAAATTAGTTCCTAATCCGGCATGATTGACCGATTCATTAAAGAAAAGAAAGAGGGTAGCGTTACGGGTAACGATTGGAGACAAGACAGACGTAGCCAAAAAGAAAAGCCTCGTTTGCTAATAGTAGATGATCACCCGCTTTTTTTGCGTGGTGTAAAAACAACCCTTGAAGATTCTGGTGAGTTTCAGGTAGTTGGTGAAGCTCCTGATGGGCAACGCGCCATAATGTTGGCTGAGCAACTTTTGCCGGATGTAATTCTAATAGATATTAATCTGCCCGGAATGAATGGTCTTGAAGTTAGTAGGGTAATTAAACGCCGCCAACCACAATCAAATATCATAATTCTAAGCGTTTACGAAGACGATGAACAGTTGTTTAATGCCATTAAAGCGGGTGCCGCGGCTTATTCCCCTAAAGATATAAGCCCTGAACGGTTGGTAGATATTGT
This window contains:
- a CDS encoding sensor histidine kinase — encoded protein: MQSGDPGLKMPEGANNTPNASGKATNNAVDALVENSSVARSFQSEVGDTLLSRASDLVSIQLKQLRELSGAARQLVEDTAKERQNLYQIREEINYRIRYLDTTDQLEKKKPRTHSRKAEKPPIGNLSAAEKESRRRVLNEKQAKLEVRESELSMAQNDLEDASRRIELLVRQLEIAGSHLIRTSNSSVTAIVDPNSDPLEIALRAQMVQGQEDERGRLAREMHDGPAQVLSNAVMRLEHSTNLLRNNRSEVQKELENLTGVMRESLYEMRRFMFNLQPRTLLQHGLSRTLQEYCTDFANIYALEIDLDLPDFSGLLDVNQEMAVFRIVQETLQNIRKHAEARKVHIYGTRDGDGLISVIIRDDGKGFQYQLVQPSLSKGAGIPGMRERAEFAGGFLKIISAAGAGTQVVLRVKPTGSGKKPAGTH
- a CDS encoding response regulator, with translation MIDRFIKEKKEGSVTGNDWRQDRRSQKEKPRLLIVDDHPLFLRGVKTTLEDSGEFQVVGEAPDGQRAIMLAEQLLPDVILIDINLPGMNGLEVSRVIKRRQPQSNIIILSVYEDDEQLFNAIKAGAAAYSPKDISPERLVDIVRQVARGNYIINDNVLSKPTVASRVLNQFRELSTTENENEPIFAPLTPREVEILDCIARGNSNKEIARSLSISDQTVKNHITSILKKLNANDRTQAVITALRHGWIKMSSDISGSGHS